Within the Pseudomonas orientalis genome, the region CTGCAATGACATACCCCAGAGTTCCAGGCGGAATGAGCTGCCACGCATAAAAATCGATTCGGGATAGAAAAATACCATCACGGCCGTGCCAACCACAGTGCCGGCGACAAGCAATACCGAACGGCGGTTCTGGCTGATAACGGCTATCCACGCAACGGCGAGTATCAACGCCACTAACGGCGTGCGCGAGCCGGTTGCCAGCACCGCCATGGTCATGATCGCCAGAGCAGGCAAGCTGAAACACAGCACCTTCAGGCGTTGGGTTGTCATGCAAACGTACAGCCAGTACACCGTGAAAAAACCGAACAGATGGGAGCTGAGCAACGGATTGTCGAGGGCGCCGAGGCCGCCGATCATGCGCATGCCAGGTTCGTACGCCTTCGCGAAGGCCACCAGGTTGCCCAGGCACACCACCAGCGCAATCACTGCGGCACCGAAGAAGATTGGCTTGAACAACTCGTTGCGGTAGTGCAACAGCAGCCCACAGCCGCCAAACAGCATAAAGGTGTTCAGCGGGCGTTTGAACAGGTCGGTGTCGGCGCTGGGCTCGGGGCTCCAGAGCAGACTGGTCAGTGCCCACGCGGAGAAAGCCAGGAACGCCAGGGCGATCGGTTCGCGCAAGAGGTCCTTGAGTTCCCTGGGGCGCATGCACAACAGGAACAGGGTGGGCACGCTGAACAGGAGGTAGACGATCCGGTGCAGTACATTGCGGTTGCCGACGAAGAACAGTGCACTCAAGAGCAACAGCAAGCCAACAGGCAAAATCCACAGGACCAGGAAGTCAAAAACGCGATTCGAGCCATAGATAAGGCGCTTGGAGTGCATACGATAGAGCCATTCCGGAAAGAGAAAGCCGACCCTCCCGAGGAGGTGGCCATGTAATGTCGCCCGCGTGATCCTGCCGGGTCGCGGCGTACGCCGGGTGCAAGTACAACAGAGAAGCTGTGCTAAAGTCAGCCTCCTTTTTCAAAACGCCGCGTGATATGACCGACTCCAGTCCGAGCGCAAGCCCTTCGAGCTTGAAAATATACTTCCGCCTGCTCAGTTACGTTAAGCCTTATATGGGCTTGTTCGCGCTGAGTATCCTTGGATTTCTGATTTTCGCGTCGACCCAACCGATGCTGGGTTACATCCTCAAATACTTTGTCGACGGCCTTTCCAATCCCGAAGCCGTGCTGTTTCCGACCGTGCCGTTCCTGCGCGACCTGCAGTTGCTGCAGGCGGTGCCGCTGCTGATCATTCTGATCGCGGCCTGGCAGGGCCTGGGCTCATTCCTGGGCAACTACCTGTTGGCCAAGGTCTCCCTGGGCCTGGTCCACGATTTGCGTGTGCAGTTGTTCAACAACCTGCTGACGCTGCCTAACCGTTACTTTGACAATCACAATTCCGGGCACCTGATTTCCCGCATCACCTTCAACGTGACCATGGTCACGGGGGCGGCGACCGATGCGATCAAGGTGGTGATCCGCGAAGGCATGACGGTGATCTTCCTGTTTGCCTCGCTGCTGTTCATGAACTGGCGCCTGACGCTGGTTATGATTGCCATCCTGCCGTTGATTGCCGTGATGGTCAGCACAGCCAGCAAGAAATTCCGCAAGCAGAGCAAGAAGATCCAGGTGGCCATGGGTGACGTAACCCACGTCGCCTCGGAAACCATCCAGGGTTACCGCGTGGTGCGCAGCTTCGGTGGCGAGGTCTATGAAGAGAAGCGTTTCCTCAAGGCCAGCCAGAGCAATACCAACAAGCAACTGCGCATGACCCGCACCGGGGCGATCTACACCCCGGCGCTGCAACTGGTGATCTACTCCGCGATGGCGGTGCTGATGTTCCTGGTGCTGTATCTGCGCGGCGATGCGTCGGCCGGTGACATGGTGGCCTACATCACCCTGGCCGGTCTGTTGCCCAAGCCGATCCGCCAACTCTCGGAAGTCAGCTCGACCATTCAGAAAGGCGTGGCCGGTGCCGAAAGCATTTTCGAACAGCTGGACGAAGAGGTGGAGGTCGACCACGGCACCCTCGAGCGCGACAAGGTCAGCGGTCGCCTGGAAGTGCGCAACCTGAACTTCACCTACCCCGGCACCGAACGCCATGTGCTCAAGGACATCAGCTTCACCGCCGAACCCGGGCAGATGATCGCGCTGGTGGGGCGTTCGGGCAGTGGCAAGTCGACCCTGGCCAGCCTGATCCCGCGGTTCTATCACCATGAGAGCGGTGAAATCCTGCTGGATGGCATCGAGATCGAAGACTACAAGCTGCTCAACCTGCGCAAGCACATTGCCCAGGTCACCCAGCATGTGACCCTGTTCAGCGACACCGTGACCAACAACATCGCCTATGGCGACCTGGCCGGCGCGCCTCGCGAAGACGTTGAAGCGGCGGCGGCGGATGCCAACGCCAAGGACTTTATCGACCAGTTGCCCAAGGGCTTCGATACCCAGGTCGGCGAGAACGGCGTTCTGTTGTCCGGTGGTCAGCGTCAGCGCCTGGCGATTGCCCGTGCGCTGCTCAAGAACGCACCGGTGTTGATTCTCGACGAGGCCACCTCGGCCCTCGATACCGAGTCCGAGCGGCATATCCAGGCCGCGCTGGACAAGGTCATGCAGGGCCGCACCACGCTGGTGATTGCACACCGCTTGTCCACCATCGAGAAGGCCGACCTGATCCTGGTGATGGACGACGGGCGCATCGTCGAGCGCGGCACCCATGGTGAACTGCTGGCGCAGAACGGCTACTACGCGCGCCTGCATGCCATGGGCCTGGATGCGCCGGTAGCGGCCGACATCACCTGATCCAACAGGCGCCACGGCTCGAATGTGGGAGGGGGCTTGCCCCCGATGGCGGCCTCTGGGCCGACCAGGATGTTGGGGCGGACCGGGTACATATCCGTTTCTGCGGTAACGGCTGCTATTGGTTCCGCCCTGACGGCGGGTCACTTTGGAAAAGCCCCAAAGTAACCAAAGGGCTCTTGCCCCACCACTCGGCACCTCGCTTGGGCTCGGTTGCTCACTCCGGCTTGAATCCGTGGGCCGCCGCCACGCGCCATCCATGGCGCGGGGCGGCTAACCCGGCGTCCTGCCGGGTTACCCACGGATTCAAGCCTGCGTTCGGCCAGCGTGGTTTAACGGGGCGCCTAAGATCAAGATCAAAAGCACGGCAGCCTTAGAGCCGACCGGTATTTTGTGTCGACCCCGGTCCAAATGTGGGAGGGGGCTTGCCCCCGATGGCGGCCTCTGGGCCGCCGCAATGGGTCATCCCCGGCCCGGTGCGGCTAACCCGGCGTTCTGCGGGTTACCCTCGAATTCAAGCTTGCGCTCGGCCGCGTGGTTTCAAGGGGCGCCTAAGATCAAGAGCGACTCGCTGCGCCTCGTGGTTAGCGTTGGGCGTTACAGCGTTGTGAAGCTACTGTGGCGATCGGGGACTTGCCCCCTCCCACATTTGCCCTGCGGTGGGCGCAAGCCATCGCAAACCCTGTGCTAATATCGCGCCCCTGTTCATTTTGTATGTGGGTTGCTCCATGAAGTTGTCCATGCCGCGATTCAATCAAGCCCCTGTCTTGGTGGTCGGCGATGTCATGCTCGACCGTTACTGGCATGGTGGTACCTCACGGATTTCCCCTGAGGCGCCGGTACCGGTGGTCAAGGTCGAGCAAATCGAAGACCGTCCAGGTGGCGCTGCCAACGTTGCCCTCAATATTGCCGCGCTCGGCGCCCCGGCTTCCCTGGTGGGTGTGACCGGTGACGACGAAGCGGCCGACAGCCTGGCCAACAGCCTGCGCGGTGCCGGCGTGCGCGCGTTGTTCCAGCGCATCGCCCATCAGCCGACCATCGTCAAGCTGCGGG harbors:
- the msbA gene encoding lipid A export permease/ATP-binding protein MsbA encodes the protein MTDSSPSASPSSLKIYFRLLSYVKPYMGLFALSILGFLIFASTQPMLGYILKYFVDGLSNPEAVLFPTVPFLRDLQLLQAVPLLIILIAAWQGLGSFLGNYLLAKVSLGLVHDLRVQLFNNLLTLPNRYFDNHNSGHLISRITFNVTMVTGAATDAIKVVIREGMTVIFLFASLLFMNWRLTLVMIAILPLIAVMVSTASKKFRKQSKKIQVAMGDVTHVASETIQGYRVVRSFGGEVYEEKRFLKASQSNTNKQLRMTRTGAIYTPALQLVIYSAMAVLMFLVLYLRGDASAGDMVAYITLAGLLPKPIRQLSEVSSTIQKGVAGAESIFEQLDEEVEVDHGTLERDKVSGRLEVRNLNFTYPGTERHVLKDISFTAEPGQMIALVGRSGSGKSTLASLIPRFYHHESGEILLDGIEIEDYKLLNLRKHIAQVTQHVTLFSDTVTNNIAYGDLAGAPREDVEAAAADANAKDFIDQLPKGFDTQVGENGVLLSGGQRQRLAIARALLKNAPVLILDEATSALDTESERHIQAALDKVMQGRTTLVIAHRLSTIEKADLILVMDDGRIVERGTHGELLAQNGYYARLHAMGLDAPVAADIT